The Chryseobacterium indicum genome contains a region encoding:
- a CDS encoding response regulator transcription factor, with translation MSNRILLVEDDQSFGAVLKDYLTINNFEVTLATDGEQGLKEFTENEFDICIFDVMMPKKDGFSLAEDVKKIDKNTPIIFLTARNMREDILKGYQLGADDYITKPFDTELLLYKIKAILQRSSTLENEEQEQFKISNIFFDSMLRQLRVGDNEYKLSPKENELLKLLCIHRNDFMPRDLALRKIWKKENYFTARSMDVYIAKLRKLLKDDEGLEIINVHGEGFRLLVKN, from the coding sequence ATGAGCAACAGAATATTATTAGTAGAAGACGACCAGAGTTTTGGGGCAGTGCTGAAGGATTATTTAACGATAAATAACTTCGAAGTTACTCTTGCTACAGACGGAGAGCAGGGGTTGAAAGAATTTACGGAAAACGAATTCGATATCTGTATTTTCGACGTGATGATGCCTAAAAAAGACGGTTTTTCATTAGCAGAAGACGTAAAAAAAATAGATAAAAATACACCGATCATTTTCTTAACTGCAAGAAATATGAGAGAAGACATCTTGAAAGGATATCAGTTGGGAGCTGATGATTACATCACAAAACCATTTGATACCGAGCTTCTTTTATATAAAATTAAAGCAATTCTTCAGAGAAGTTCCACCTTGGAAAATGAAGAGCAGGAACAGTTTAAAATCAGCAATATCTTCTTTGATTCTATGCTGAGACAACTGAGAGTTGGTGACAACGAATACAAGCTTTCTCCAAAAGAAAATGAACTATTGAAACTTCTTTGCATCCACAGAAACGATTTCATGCCGAGAGACTTGGCGTTGAGAAAGATCTGGAAAAAAGAAAACTATTTTACGGCAAGAAGTATGGACGTTTATATTGCTAAGCTTCGTAAACTTCTGAAAGACGACGAAGGACTGGAGATCATCAACGTACACGGAGAAGGATTCAGGCTTTTAGTTAAGAATTAA
- the tgt gene encoding tRNA guanosine(34) transglycosylase Tgt: protein MQKFFNIEKTSEGKARAGELTTDHGKIQTPIFMPVGTVASVKTVHQRELKEDIKAQIILGNTYHLYLRPGMEVMQEAGGLHKFMNWDLPILTDSGGFQVFSLASSRKMSEEGARFKSHIDGSYHMFSPEKSMEIQRQIGADIFMAFDECVAYPCEYNQAKTSMELTHRWLKRCIEWTENNPELYGHKQRLFPIVQGSTFSDLRKISAEVIAEAGAEGNAIGGLSVGEPEEEMYRITDEVTDILPKEKPRYLMGVGTPWNILESIGLGIDMMDCVMPTRNARNAMLFTWKGVMNMKNEKWKKDFSPLDEFGTSFVDREYSKAYVRHLFVSKEYLAKQIASIHNLAFYLDLVKVAREHIMAGDFYQWKNSVVPILRQRL from the coding sequence ATGCAAAAGTTTTTTAATATAGAAAAAACCTCTGAGGGAAAGGCAAGAGCGGGAGAACTTACCACAGATCACGGTAAGATTCAGACGCCTATTTTTATGCCTGTAGGAACGGTTGCAAGTGTAAAAACAGTTCACCAGAGAGAATTAAAAGAAGATATCAAAGCTCAGATTATTCTGGGAAATACTTATCATTTATACCTTCGTCCGGGAATGGAAGTCATGCAGGAAGCCGGAGGTTTGCATAAATTTATGAACTGGGATTTACCGATTCTTACGGATTCCGGAGGTTTTCAGGTATTTTCACTGGCGAGCAGCAGAAAAATGTCTGAAGAAGGAGCCCGATTCAAATCTCACATCGACGGAAGTTACCATATGTTTTCTCCGGAAAAATCCATGGAGATCCAAAGACAGATCGGAGCCGATATTTTTATGGCTTTTGATGAATGTGTGGCGTATCCGTGCGAATACAATCAGGCAAAAACATCCATGGAACTTACACACCGTTGGTTGAAAAGATGTATCGAATGGACGGAAAACAATCCTGAATTGTACGGTCACAAGCAAAGACTTTTCCCCATTGTTCAGGGATCTACTTTTTCAGATTTAAGAAAAATTTCCGCAGAAGTTATTGCGGAAGCGGGTGCTGAAGGAAACGCAATTGGCGGTCTTTCCGTAGGCGAACCTGAAGAAGAAATGTACAGAATTACAGATGAGGTTACCGATATTCTGCCAAAAGAAAAACCGAGATATTTAATGGGAGTGGGAACTCCGTGGAATATTCTGGAATCCATTGGTCTAGGTATTGATATGATGGATTGTGTAATGCCGACAAGAAATGCCAGAAACGCAATGCTTTTCACATGGAAAGGAGTCATGAATATGAAAAACGAGAAGTGGAAGAAAGATTTTTCGCCTCTGGACGAATTTGGAACAAGTTTCGTAGACAGAGAATATTCTAAAGCGTATGTAAGACATTTGTTTGTTTCTAAAGAATATCTGGCAAAACAGATTGCTTCCATTCATAATTTAGCTTTTTATCTGGATCTGGTAAAAGTGGCAAGAGAACATATTATGGCAGGAGATTTCTATCAGTGGAAAAATTCGGTGGTTCCAATTCTTCGTCAGAGATTATAA
- the rsfS gene encoding ribosome silencing factor codes for MNKTVEKQALIDKIVEAIQDVKGEDIMIFDLSNIENSVAETFIICSGNSNTQVSALAGSVEKKVRNDLKDRPWHVEGTENSMWVLVDYVSVVVHIFQKEVREYYDIEELWGDAVITKIEN; via the coding sequence ATGAATAAAACAGTAGAAAAACAAGCGCTAATAGATAAAATTGTAGAGGCTATCCAGGATGTAAAAGGTGAAGATATCATGATCTTTGATCTTTCCAATATCGAAAATTCAGTAGCAGAAACGTTCATCATCTGTAGCGGAAACTCAAATACGCAGGTTTCGGCGTTAGCGGGAAGTGTAGAGAAAAAAGTAAGAAACGACCTTAAAGACAGACCTTGGCACGTAGAAGGTACCGAAAACTCTATGTGGGTTTTGGTAGATTACGTTTCCGTAGTAGTCCACATTTTCCAGAAAGAAGTAAGAGAATATTATGATATTGAAGAACTTTGGGGAGATGCTGTGATTACGAAAATCGAAAATTAA
- a CDS encoding biotin--[acetyl-CoA-carboxylase] ligase — MIALFYLKECSSTNDEISKFLLYEDSDFIALHTFNQTKGRGQYGNTWSSTAEKNLAYTLAVKAEHFTVSDFMFNYYTAIVIRDFLANLTDEDVKIKWPNDMILKGKKIVGILIEKKKFNQNQYFIAGAGFNILQEKFEISNAGSLLTQTGKSFDLNDFTLQLHDFLTEKLKNIPSEEEILKLFNENLFRKDEISVFELEKTRQNGIIKKADENGELWINLENDGLQSFYHKEIKLLY, encoded by the coding sequence ATGATCGCACTGTTTTATCTGAAAGAATGTTCTTCTACTAATGACGAAATATCTAAGTTTTTACTTTACGAAGATTCAGATTTTATTGCACTTCACACATTCAATCAGACGAAAGGTCGCGGACAGTACGGAAATACATGGTCTTCAACGGCTGAAAAAAATCTGGCATATACTCTTGCTGTAAAAGCTGAACACTTTACAGTCTCGGATTTTATGTTCAATTATTATACCGCAATTGTCATAAGGGATTTCCTTGCCAATTTGACTGACGAAGACGTGAAAATAAAATGGCCGAATGATATGATTCTTAAAGGTAAAAAAATCGTCGGAATTCTGATTGAAAAGAAAAAATTTAATCAAAATCAATATTTTATTGCAGGAGCCGGATTTAATATTCTTCAGGAAAAATTTGAAATTTCCAATGCAGGATCGCTTTTAACGCAGACCGGAAAGAGTTTTGACCTGAATGATTTCACTTTACAACTTCATGATTTTTTAACCGAAAAACTGAAAAATATTCCTTCGGAAGAGGAAATCCTCAAACTTTTCAATGAAAACCTGTTCCGAAAAGACGAAATATCGGTGTTCGAACTCGAAAAAACACGCCAAAATGGCATCATCAAAAAGGCTGATGAAAATGGTGAACTCTGGATTAATCTTGAAAATGACGGACTACAATCTTTCTATCACAAAGAAATAAAATTACTTTACTGA
- a CDS encoding polyprenol monophosphomannose synthase, producing MKKLVIIPTYNEKENIENIISAVFALEDDFHILVVDDSSPDGTADLVKELQKNYPHYLHLAVRKVKDGLGKAYIHGFKWAIENKYDYIFEMDADFSHNPNDLPKLYEACLKADMAIGSRYSKGVNVVNWPMGRVLLSYFASKYVRFVLGLPIHDTTAGFVCFSRKVLEEIGLDNVKLKGYGFQIEMKFRAFKKGSKIVEVPIIFTNRILGESKMNGGIIHEAVFGVLNLKWKSIINRL from the coding sequence ATGAAAAAACTGGTCATAATTCCGACTTACAACGAAAAGGAAAATATTGAAAATATTATTTCCGCAGTTTTTGCATTGGAAGATGACTTTCATATTTTGGTAGTGGATGACTCGTCTCCTGATGGAACGGCGGACTTGGTGAAGGAATTGCAGAAGAATTATCCTCATTATCTTCATCTGGCGGTACGAAAGGTGAAAGATGGTTTGGGAAAAGCATACATTCATGGTTTTAAATGGGCGATCGAAAATAAATATGATTATATTTTTGAAATGGATGCCGATTTTTCGCACAACCCGAATGATCTGCCTAAGCTTTATGAAGCCTGTTTAAAAGCAGACATGGCAATCGGTTCCCGTTATTCCAAAGGAGTAAATGTGGTGAACTGGCCTATGGGAAGAGTTTTGCTGTCCTATTTTGCTTCAAAATATGTTCGTTTTGTTTTGGGACTTCCGATTCATGATACTACGGCAGGCTTTGTCTGTTTTTCAAGAAAGGTTCTGGAAGAAATCGGTTTGGATAACGTAAAATTAAAAGGATATGGATTTCAGATCGAAATGAAATTCAGAGCTTTTAAAAAAGGATCTAAAATTGTAGAAGTTCCTATTATTTTTACCAACAGAATTCTGGGAGAAAGCAAAATGAATGGCGGGATCATTCATGAAGCGGTTTTTGGAGTTTTAAATTTAAAATGGAAATCCATCATCAACAGATTATGA
- a CDS encoding sensor histidine kinase yields MNNKFIPIISVFMTISLIVFVTLQFYWLKNYYGALEQEFSNKVYSALEGTAKTIGEIEVDKYLNEDNKDFRNNILANSDQPTLTTIQQVEDSGTRRQIIYSKNIIEKSQLPISLQGDSIKLTKLYSDEAAYKIKRDTTSREILTADINQGLENGDFYMREYAKIVGNNIPITKRVNPKVLDSVIAKELRVRGISAKFGYGITDKNNKVTSVVTKDYKEEKDSNRYSYPLFTDKKERTLYNLALVFPKKEYSLAMNNWPMLLGTFLSLLTILGIYIISINYMMRQKKLAEVKTDFINNMSHEFKTPLATISVATDSLANDKIATNPEKVKYYSELIKQENLRMKKQVENVLNMSKLERNEVKLFLKETNVRELIRRTAESFSLIVKQRNGTLREEFNATNYNFKIDEFHISNMLVNLLDNANKYSPETPEISIKTRNEGHFYVIEVSDKGMGMETQNKTKIFEKFFREETGNIHNVKGQGLGLSYVKKIVELHKGQIIVDSQKGKGSTFTIKLPMA; encoded by the coding sequence ATGAATAATAAGTTCATCCCAATAATTTCTGTGTTTATGACGATCTCTTTGATTGTATTCGTTACACTCCAGTTTTATTGGCTGAAAAATTATTACGGTGCGCTGGAACAGGAGTTTTCCAATAAAGTGTATTCTGCTTTAGAAGGTACAGCAAAAACCATTGGAGAAATTGAGGTAGATAAATATCTAAATGAAGACAATAAAGATTTCAGAAATAATATTTTAGCGAACAGTGATCAGCCTACTTTAACCACGATCCAGCAGGTAGAAGATTCCGGAACGCGTAGACAGATTATTTATTCTAAGAATATTATTGAAAAAAGCCAGCTTCCGATTTCTCTGCAGGGAGATTCGATTAAGCTTACAAAACTGTATTCTGATGAAGCCGCCTATAAAATAAAAAGAGATACAACAAGTAGAGAAATTCTTACTGCAGATATTAATCAGGGATTAGAAAATGGAGATTTTTATATGCGTGAATATGCAAAAATCGTAGGAAATAACATCCCAATTACTAAGCGTGTAAATCCAAAAGTTTTGGATTCTGTAATTGCAAAAGAATTGAGAGTAAGAGGTATTTCAGCAAAATTCGGTTACGGAATTACAGATAAAAATAACAAAGTAACAAGTGTTGTTACAAAAGATTATAAAGAAGAAAAAGATAGCAACAGATACTCATACCCACTTTTTACAGATAAAAAAGAAAGAACATTATATAATCTTGCGCTCGTTTTTCCAAAAAAAGAATACTCTCTTGCAATGAACAACTGGCCGATGCTTTTGGGAACCTTTCTTTCGCTGCTTACCATTTTGGGAATTTATATTATTTCCATTAATTATATGATGAGACAGAAAAAACTGGCAGAAGTAAAGACAGATTTCATCAACAATATGTCTCACGAGTTTAAAACTCCTCTGGCAACAATTTCTGTAGCAACAGACTCTTTGGCGAATGATAAGATTGCAACCAATCCGGAAAAGGTAAAATACTATTCGGAACTGATTAAGCAGGAAAATCTGAGGATGAAAAAGCAGGTGGAAAATGTTCTGAATATGTCTAAACTTGAACGTAATGAAGTGAAATTATTCCTGAAGGAAACCAACGTAAGAGAACTGATCAGAAGAACGGCAGAATCTTTCAGTCTTATTGTAAAGCAGAGAAACGGTACGCTGAGAGAGGAATTTAATGCAACGAATTATAATTTTAAAATTGATGAATTCCACATCTCGAATATGCTGGTAAACCTTTTGGACAATGCCAATAAATATTCGCCGGAAACGCCTGAAATCTCAATTAAAACAAGAAATGAAGGACATTTTTATGTAATAGAAGTTTCAGATAAAGGAATGGGGATGGAAACCCAGAATAAAACGAAAATTTTCGAAAAATTCTTCAGGGAAGAAACCGGAAATATTCATAATGTAAAAGGACAGGGTTTAGGACTGTCTTATGTAAAAAAGATTGTGGAACTCCATAAAGGACAGATTATTGTAGATTCCCAAAAAGGAAAAGGAAGCACATTTACAATCAAGCTTCCGATGGCATAG
- a CDS encoding S9 family peptidase: MEAPKAKKIEKTLETHGDKRLDPYFWLNERENPEVIKYLEEENAYADFIMKDTEPFQEELFEEMKARYKKDDESLPYFFNEYWYIVRYEEGKEYPIFCRKYQSLENEEEIILDVNILAEGENYFEVGSVAVSPNNQLASFSTDNVSRRIYTIKFKNLQTGETLPDEIENTTGKAVWANDNEHIFYIRKDESLRAFQVYRHKLGTDSSDDVLIFHEKDDTFDVNVFKTKSLEYIFIASSSTISDEHRFIPSDDVFADWTIIQPRIDDLEYSVEHYEDEFYIITNADEAFNFKIVKTKIENCGMENWVDVIPHRPEVLLEGFEIFKNYLVLEEREEGLLQIKIIDEKTQESHYLPFSDPTYTAYIGVNLEFDTEVLRYGYTSLTQPSSTYEYNMKEKTTKLLKQQEVLGGKFFAENYISERIWADSRDGEAKVPISLVYHKDTPKSADTPLLLYGYGSYGHTVDASFSNVRLSILDRGFIYAIAHIRGGEYLGREWYEDGKMLFKKNTFFDFIDAGKFLIKENYTSSKHLYAMGGSAGGLLVGAVMNYEPSLFNGIVAQVPFVDVVTTMLDETIPLTTGEYDEWGNPNDEEYYHYMKEYSPYDNVEAKDYPNLLITTGLHDSQVQYWEPAKWTTKLRELKTDNNILIFKTDMSAGHGGASGRFESLKEDALEYAFLMKLEGKI; this comes from the coding sequence ATGGAAGCTCCAAAGGCAAAAAAAATAGAAAAAACACTTGAAACACACGGTGATAAAAGGTTAGACCCCTATTTCTGGCTCAATGAAAGAGAAAATCCGGAAGTAATAAAATATCTCGAAGAAGAAAATGCGTATGCAGATTTCATCATGAAGGATACAGAACCTTTTCAGGAAGAACTTTTTGAGGAAATGAAAGCCCGTTATAAAAAAGATGACGAATCTTTACCTTATTTCTTTAACGAATATTGGTACATCGTTCGTTACGAAGAGGGAAAAGAATATCCTATTTTCTGCAGAAAATACCAAAGTCTCGAAAACGAAGAAGAAATTATTCTGGACGTTAATATTTTGGCAGAAGGCGAAAATTATTTTGAAGTAGGAAGTGTTGCTGTTTCTCCAAACAACCAATTGGCTTCATTTTCAACGGACAATGTGAGCCGAAGAATTTATACTATTAAATTTAAAAATTTACAGACCGGCGAAACACTTCCTGATGAAATTGAAAACACCACAGGAAAAGCAGTCTGGGCAAATGATAACGAGCATATTTTCTACATCAGAAAAGATGAAAGTTTAAGAGCTTTTCAGGTGTACAGACACAAGCTGGGAACAGATTCTTCGGATGACGTTCTGATTTTCCATGAAAAAGATGATACATTCGACGTAAATGTTTTCAAAACCAAATCTCTGGAATATATTTTCATTGCCAGTTCGAGTACCATTTCGGATGAGCACAGATTTATTCCTTCGGATGATGTTTTCGCAGACTGGACGATTATTCAGCCCAGAATAGATGATCTGGAATATTCGGTTGAACATTACGAAGATGAATTCTACATCATTACCAACGCAGACGAGGCTTTCAATTTTAAAATTGTAAAGACAAAGATCGAGAACTGCGGAATGGAGAACTGGGTGGATGTAATTCCTCACCGTCCGGAAGTTTTACTGGAAGGTTTTGAGATCTTTAAAAACTATCTGGTTCTTGAAGAAAGAGAAGAAGGTCTTTTACAGATCAAGATTATTGACGAGAAAACGCAGGAATCACATTATCTGCCGTTTTCAGATCCTACTTATACCGCTTACATCGGAGTAAATCTGGAATTTGATACGGAAGTTCTCCGCTACGGCTACACTTCTCTTACACAGCCAAGTTCCACCTACGAATATAATATGAAGGAAAAAACCACAAAGCTTCTGAAACAACAGGAAGTTTTGGGCGGAAAATTCTTTGCCGAAAATTATATTTCCGAGAGAATCTGGGCAGATTCCAGAGACGGAGAAGCGAAAGTTCCTATTTCTCTGGTTTACCATAAAGACACCCCAAAATCTGCGGATACGCCTTTACTTTTATATGGTTATGGAAGTTACGGACACACTGTTGACGCAAGTTTTTCAAACGTGAGGCTTTCTATTTTAGACAGAGGTTTCATTTATGCGATTGCCCACATCCGAGGTGGAGAATATCTGGGAAGAGAATGGTATGAAGACGGAAAAATGCTGTTCAAGAAAAATACATTTTTCGATTTTATTGATGCCGGAAAATTTTTAATTAAAGAAAATTATACTTCCTCAAAACATTTGTACGCGATGGGCGGAAGCGCAGGAGGATTACTGGTAGGAGCGGTAATGAATTACGAACCTTCTCTCTTCAACGGAATTGTAGCACAGGTTCCTTTTGTGGACGTTGTAACGACTATGCTGGACGAAACCATCCCTCTAACAACCGGAGAATACGACGAATGGGGAAATCCGAATGACGAAGAATATTATCATTACATGAAGGAATATTCGCCGTATGATAATGTGGAAGCTAAAGATTATCCAAATCTTTTGATTACCACAGGATTACACGATTCTCAGGTACAATATTGGGAACCGGCAAAATGGACGACAAAACTGAGAGAACTGAAAACGGATAACAATATCCTGATTTTCAAAACAGACATGAGCGCAGGACATGGCGGAGCGAGCGGAAGATTTGAATCTTTGAAAGAAGATGCTCTGGAATATGCTTTCCTGATGAAACTGGAAGGTAAAATATAG
- a CDS encoding uroporphyrinogen-III synthase gives MRIKSILVSQPAPSESSPYLEIAKKEKIKIDFRPFIHVEGVDNKELRTQKIDLTQYTGIIFTSKNAIDHYFRLAEELRFSVPDTMRYICQSEAIANYLQKHIVYRKRKISFGEKNFSDLLPLFKKFPSEKYLLPSSDVLSPDITKTMEASNVDWKRAIMYRTVCSDLTNINVKDYDMLIFFSPQGIKSLQQNFPDFKQEETKIGVFGATTSAAAEEAGLTVDLMAPTKETPSMTMALEKYIKALHK, from the coding sequence ATGAGAATAAAGTCTATATTGGTTTCTCAACCAGCGCCAAGTGAGTCGTCTCCGTACCTGGAAATTGCAAAGAAGGAAAAGATAAAGATTGATTTCCGTCCTTTCATCCACGTCGAAGGAGTTGATAATAAAGAGCTTAGAACACAAAAGATCGATCTTACGCAATATACCGGAATTATTTTCACGAGTAAAAACGCGATCGACCATTACTTCAGATTAGCTGAAGAGCTTCGTTTTTCGGTTCCTGATACGATGAGATACATCTGTCAGTCGGAAGCCATTGCGAATTATCTTCAAAAGCATATTGTGTACAGAAAAAGAAAGATCAGCTTCGGGGAAAAGAATTTCTCGGATCTTCTTCCACTGTTTAAAAAATTCCCGAGCGAAAAATATCTTTTGCCATCATCAGATGTTTTAAGCCCGGATATTACCAAAACAATGGAAGCTTCTAATGTAGACTGGAAAAGAGCCATCATGTACAGAACCGTTTGCAGCGATCTTACAAACATCAATGTAAAGGATTATGATATGCTGATCTTCTTCAGTCCGCAGGGAATAAAGTCTTTACAGCAGAATTTTCCGGATTTCAAACAGGAAGAAACAAAAATCGGCGTTTTCGGTGCAACTACTTCAGCAGCAGCAGAAGAAGCAGGGCTAACAGTAGATTTAATGGCTCCTACAAAGGAAACTCCGTCCATGACCATGGCATTGGAAAAGTATATTAAAGCATTACATAAATAA
- a CDS encoding DUF4296 domain-containing protein codes for MKKLIFIFVLMCLFSCGDYIDKPKNLIPKDQMAEILADLSINDQATFMYPNTNLEAGTRYILKTHNVKSQDFVESFKYYVVKEEMSGIADDAQKIVLKKDPKADQYVKDKKNKSGNLQNPPALSR; via the coding sequence ATGAAAAAACTGATCTTCATTTTCGTTCTGATGTGTCTGTTTTCATGCGGAGACTACATCGATAAGCCTAAAAATCTGATCCCGAAAGATCAGATGGCAGAAATTCTGGCTGATCTTTCCATTAACGATCAGGCAACTTTCATGTATCCCAACACGAATCTGGAAGCAGGAACAAGATATATCCTGAAAACACATAATGTAAAATCTCAGGATTTTGTGGAAAGCTTCAAATATTATGTGGTGAAGGAAGAGATGAGCGGTATTGCAGATGATGCCCAGAAAATAGTATTAAAGAAAGATCCCAAAGCGGATCAGTATGTAAAGGATAAAAAAAATAAATCAGGAAATCTTCAGAATCCTCCTGCTTTATCGAGATAA
- a CDS encoding DUF4271 domain-containing protein, producing MPLSQTFINHVRIPEHNDWVIFILLGCIFLYLFMMNVVEREANLKDFLLQKYFDASNNLPSWVITSCVITLTLSVLISQYIPVVPKYVADLQILGYQLNKFGFCLIAVIFFYAIKSSLGFLFFQSIGDGKKWTVFYFTSTKFYFVLSFLLIILCVTHYYFPIDRNKMFLYYIFFFSFVFIFKVFFYLFHKNNILPEKWYYKFLYICTLQIAPILLLWKLLFF from the coding sequence TTGCCTTTATCACAAACATTTATAAATCATGTAAGAATACCTGAACATAACGATTGGGTAATCTTTATATTGCTGGGCTGTATCTTTTTATACCTTTTTATGATGAACGTCGTAGAAAGAGAAGCCAACCTGAAAGATTTTCTGCTTCAAAAGTATTTTGACGCCAGCAACAACCTTCCGAGCTGGGTAATCACGTCCTGCGTTATTACACTCACGCTTTCGGTTCTGATCTCCCAGTATATTCCCGTAGTTCCAAAATATGTTGCTGATCTTCAGATTTTGGGGTATCAGCTTAATAAATTTGGCTTTTGTTTAATTGCGGTCATATTTTTTTATGCAATAAAATCAAGTTTAGGATTTTTATTTTTCCAAAGCATTGGCGACGGAAAGAAATGGACTGTTTTTTATTTTACCTCTACAAAATTTTATTTTGTCCTGTCTTTTTTGTTAATAATTTTATGTGTAACCCACTATTATTTCCCGATCGACAGAAATAAAATGTTTTTATATTACATTTTCTTTTTCTCTTTTGTATTCATTTTCAAGGTGTTTTTCTATTTATTTCACAAGAACAACATCTTACCTGAGAAATGGTATTATAAATTTTTGTATATTTGCACGCTCCAAATCGCACCCATTTTGTTGCTTTGGAAACTATTGTTTTTTTAA
- a CDS encoding LptF/LptG family permease, with protein sequence MLKIIDRYIVRKYLGTFSFMLILLSIVVLVIDVQQKIPRIENATALDPKLNVTYFLIHFYPFWIVNLVMTFLSILVFISVIYFTSRMANNTEIVAVISSGASFHRFARPYLLTSLFIAVLSLGINHFLLPWANIQKNQLEAYTYNATNKEKVLGTAPVSAQLSKTEYIFINSWNKREKRGSGFVYQKFDKDRRMTYELKASDVSWDKDKKEFVLNSYTEKTINKDDTEKLSSGFDLKKKYGHDPEELFPNELLGQNKTTPELIKFIKRETEKGNSNLNAHLNELHQRTSMPFSIVILTFLALSLSSQKKRGGLGINLALGISLAFVFVFSFEALKVVSENKSISPALAMWLPNMIFFPLAAFLYIKRANQ encoded by the coding sequence ATGCTTAAAATAATAGACCGATATATCGTTAGAAAATACCTTGGAACATTCAGTTTCATGCTGATATTGCTGTCTATTGTTGTTTTGGTGATCGACGTACAGCAGAAAATTCCAAGAATTGAAAATGCAACAGCGCTGGATCCAAAACTTAATGTTACGTACTTTCTGATTCATTTTTATCCTTTCTGGATCGTGAATCTGGTCATGACGTTCCTTTCGATTCTCGTCTTTATTTCGGTGATTTATTTCACCTCAAGAATGGCGAATAATACCGAAATTGTTGCCGTCATCAGTAGTGGAGCGAGTTTTCACAGGTTTGCAAGACCGTATCTGCTTACGTCGCTGTTTATTGCAGTTTTGTCATTGGGAATCAATCACTTTTTGCTTCCCTGGGCGAATATTCAGAAAAATCAGCTTGAAGCCTATACCTACAATGCAACCAATAAAGAGAAGGTTTTAGGAACGGCTCCCGTTTCTGCGCAATTAAGCAAAACGGAGTATATCTTTATCAATTCATGGAATAAAAGAGAAAAAAGAGGTTCCGGATTCGTCTATCAGAAGTTTGATAAGGACAGAAGAATGACGTACGAGTTAAAGGCTTCTGATGTTTCTTGGGATAAAGACAAAAAAGAATTTGTACTGAATTCCTACACGGAAAAAACCATCAATAAAGACGATACAGAAAAGTTGTCCAGCGGTTTCGATCTGAAGAAAAAATACGGTCATGATCCTGAAGAACTTTTCCCGAATGAACTTTTAGGGCAAAATAAAACAACGCCGGAACTGATAAAATTCATTAAAAGAGAAACCGAAAAAGGAAACAGCAACTTGAATGCGCACTTAAACGAGCTTCACCAAAGAACTTCGATGCCATTTTCCATCGTTATTCTTACCTTTTTGGCGCTGTCGCTTTCTTCACAGAAAAAACGAGGAGGATTGGGGATTAACTTAGCTTTGGGTATTTCTTTAGCCTTTGTTTTTGTATTTTCCTTTGAAGCTTTAAAAGTGGTTTCGGAAAATAAAAGTATTTCGCCCGCTTTGGCAATGTGGCTTCCGAATATGATTTTTTTCCCGCTTGCTGCCTTTCTTTACATTAAAAGAGCCAATCAGTAA